From one Ignisphaera cupida genomic stretch:
- a CDS encoding carbon monoxide dehydrogenase beta subunit family protein yields MALEYWLKGDIPPGPVKATVVTDVNRVVEIIRKYLGQEAILVGANIKEIEAAGNINVIDHIIEMAKALNAPVIVSSSDVVKRIDEKGFKGYKILFPLEAIQKISKGLVPCKLAIFIGFRYAYEWLLLNYLKHYRPDVQSLSLDPYAQPNATWTLPSLPLVVWYKNFTHIVESLKTFNQK; encoded by the coding sequence GAATACTGGCTCAAGGGAGATATTCCGCCAGGACCAGTAAAGGCTACTGTGGTTACTGATGTAAATAGGGTGGTTGAAATTATTAGGAAGTATCTTGGTCAAGAAGCAATTCTTGTAGGTGCAAACATTAAGGAGATTGAAGCTGCTGGAAACATTAATGTTATAGATCATATAATTGAAATGGCAAAAGCCTTAAACGCACCAGTAATTGTGTCAAGTTCTGATGTTGTTAAGAGAATTGATGAGAAGGGATTCAAAGGCTACAAAATCCTTTTCCCACTTGAGGCAATTCAAAAAATATCCAAAGGGCTTGTTCCATGCAAACTAGCAATCTTCATCGGGTTTAGATATGCCTATGAATGGCTTTTACTCAATTACCTGAAGCACTACAGACCCGATGTGCAATCGCTATCCCTAGACCCATATGCACAGCCAAATGCTACATGGACTTTGCCATCGCTACCCCTAGTTGTGTGGTACAAGAACTTCACCCATATTGTTGAATCTCTTAAAACTTTTAATCAAAAATAG